The following are encoded in a window of Salinigranum halophilum genomic DNA:
- a CDS encoding DUF429 domain-containing protein, whose protein sequence is MSRYVGVDGCAGGWFAVGYAPDEGLTHGHHTAFEDVLDSHPDAARILVDMPIGLPETGRRRCDEAARERLGSRASTVFFAPCRAVLNAADHETASAMNREHTGYGLSIQAWHLVPKIRAVDATLRASPEARDTVAEAHPELCFAALGDGPVSESKSTEAGRAERLARLRPRLPDVDAWYETCLDAYLRNTVGRDDVLDAAVLALAASLPLGRVPDVPEDEVPRDIEGLPMEIRAPSK, encoded by the coding sequence GTGTCCAGATACGTCGGCGTCGACGGCTGTGCAGGCGGGTGGTTCGCGGTCGGATACGCCCCCGACGAGGGACTGACTCACGGCCACCACACGGCGTTCGAGGACGTCCTCGATTCGCACCCGGACGCCGCGCGGATTCTAGTCGACATGCCCATCGGTCTGCCCGAGACGGGTCGTCGCCGATGTGACGAGGCCGCCCGTGAACGACTGGGGTCGCGCGCCTCGACGGTGTTCTTCGCGCCGTGTCGGGCCGTGTTGAACGCGGCAGACCACGAGACGGCCTCGGCGATGAACCGCGAGCACACGGGCTACGGCCTCTCCATCCAGGCGTGGCACCTCGTCCCGAAGATCCGCGCGGTCGACGCGACGCTCCGCGCGTCACCCGAGGCGAGAGACACGGTGGCCGAGGCGCACCCCGAACTCTGCTTCGCCGCGCTCGGCGACGGTCCGGTCTCGGAGTCGAAGTCGACCGAAGCAGGGCGTGCGGAGCGTCTCGCGCGACTGCGGCCGCGGCTGCCCGACGTCGACGCGTGGTACGAGACGTGTCTCGACGCGTACCTCCGGAACACGGTCGGCCGCGACGACGTCCTCGACGCGGCCGTCCTCGCGCTCGCGGCGTCGCTGCCGCTGGGCCGTGTCCCGGACGTGCCCGAGGACGAGGTTCCGCGCGATATCGAGGGGCTTCCGATGGAGATTCGCGCCCCTTCGAAATGA
- a CDS encoding BtpA/SgcQ family protein → MFPFDPPLVVGMVHLQPLPGSPEYDAAGGRERIAARAVSDARALVAGGCDAVMVENFGDVPFYPDSVPPHVVASMTHVVGRVREAVDCPVGVNVLRNDAEAALSVASATGASFVRVNVHAGARVTDQGLVEGRAHETVRLRSRLDCDVAFFADVAVKHSAPLGERRSLDESVDDVVTRGLADAVVVSGRGTGHAVDDERLARAAAACERHGTPLFVGSGVTADTVAACVERADGVIVGTALKVDGETTNPVDEARVRAVVDAART, encoded by the coding sequence ATGTTCCCCTTCGACCCGCCGCTGGTCGTCGGTATGGTCCACCTCCAGCCGCTGCCCGGTTCACCCGAGTACGACGCCGCCGGAGGTCGTGAGCGGATTGCCGCGCGTGCGGTGTCGGACGCCCGAGCGCTCGTCGCCGGCGGCTGTGACGCCGTCATGGTCGAGAACTTCGGGGACGTCCCGTTCTACCCCGACTCGGTCCCGCCGCACGTCGTCGCGTCGATGACGCACGTGGTGGGTCGCGTCCGGGAGGCCGTCGACTGCCCCGTCGGCGTGAACGTCCTCCGGAACGACGCGGAGGCCGCCCTCTCGGTGGCGAGTGCGACCGGCGCGTCGTTCGTACGCGTCAACGTGCACGCGGGCGCTCGCGTGACCGACCAGGGCCTCGTCGAGGGACGCGCCCACGAGACGGTTCGGCTCCGCTCGCGTCTCGACTGCGACGTCGCGTTCTTCGCCGACGTCGCGGTCAAACACTCGGCCCCCCTGGGCGAGCGTCGGTCGCTCGACGAGTCCGTCGACGACGTGGTGACGCGCGGCCTCGCGGACGCCGTCGTCGTCTCCGGGCGCGGGACGGGACACGCGGTCGACGACGAGCGACTCGCCCGCGCTGCGGCGGCGTGTGAACGCCACGGCACGCCGCTGTTCGTCGGCAGCGGTGTCACGGCCGACACGGTGGCCGCGTGCGTCGAACGCGCCGACGGCGTCATCGTCGGCACCGCGCTCAAGGTCGACGGCGAGACGACCAACCCGGTCGACGAAGCGCGGGTCCGCGCCGTCGTCGACGCCGCCCGCACGTAG
- a CDS encoding DUF5518 domain-containing protein → MTRTGSLHDRLGDRWTYALLGGVPSIPFTTLAYWQSGSEMSLWPVFFGGLLAGYLAQRRTGQCSGVGLRAGLVGGLAIGWILADGLAAASALSGPTWFVVTALVITVVVLGVLGIGLAALAGAVGGRVGGWLAGRVDDRRPTTAGR, encoded by the coding sequence GTGACCCGAACTGGTTCCCTCCACGACCGACTGGGTGACAGGTGGACGTACGCCCTGTTGGGCGGCGTCCCGTCCATCCCGTTCACGACCCTCGCGTACTGGCAGTCCGGCTCCGAGATGTCGCTCTGGCCGGTGTTCTTCGGTGGCCTCCTCGCTGGGTATCTCGCACAGCGGCGGACGGGACAGTGCAGCGGCGTCGGCCTCCGCGCCGGACTGGTCGGGGGACTCGCTATCGGCTGGATACTCGCCGACGGCCTCGCCGCGGCGTCGGCGCTCTCGGGGCCGACGTGGTTCGTGGTGACCGCCCTCGTCATCACGGTGGTGGTTCTGGGCGTGCTCGGCATCGGGCTGGCCGCACTCGCTGGGGCGGTCGGCGGTCGAGTCGGCGGCTGGCTGGCCGGGCGGGTCGACGACCGACGACCGACGACGGCCGGTCGCTGA
- the mvaD gene encoding phosphomevalonate decarboxylase MvaD encodes MKATAKAHPIQGLVKYHGMRDPDLRLPYHDSISVCTAPSHTRTTVEFDPELDADVYRIDGEAVDGRGAERIEHVVDHVRDLAAFDHRARVESENSFPSNVGFGSSSSGFAALAMAACEAAGLEMTRPEVSAVARRGSSSAARAVTGAFSQLYTGLNDDDCRSERIESDLESELRIVTGLVPAYKETEQAHEEAADSHMFQARMAHIHGQIAEMRDGLREGDFDRVFELAEHDSLSLAATTMTGPAGWVYWQPRTIAIFNAVRELRDEGVPVYFSTDTGASVYVNTTEAYVDEVEAAVSECGVDTDVWEVGGPARVLEESRSLF; translated from the coding sequence ATGAAAGCCACCGCGAAGGCCCACCCAATCCAAGGGCTCGTGAAGTACCACGGGATGCGCGACCCCGACCTCCGCTTACCGTATCACGACAGCATCAGCGTCTGTACCGCCCCGTCGCACACGCGGACCACCGTCGAGTTCGACCCCGAACTGGACGCGGACGTCTACCGCATCGACGGCGAGGCTGTCGACGGACGGGGCGCAGAGCGCATCGAGCACGTCGTCGACCACGTCCGCGACCTCGCCGCGTTCGACCACCGGGCCCGCGTCGAGTCGGAGAACTCCTTCCCCTCGAACGTCGGCTTCGGCTCCTCTTCGTCCGGCTTCGCCGCGCTGGCGATGGCCGCGTGTGAGGCCGCCGGGCTGGAGATGACGCGCCCCGAGGTCTCGGCCGTCGCCCGCCGCGGGTCGTCCTCTGCGGCCCGCGCCGTCACGGGCGCGTTCTCCCAGCTCTACACGGGCCTCAACGACGACGACTGCCGCTCCGAGCGCATCGAGAGTGACCTCGAATCCGAGCTTCGCATCGTCACGGGGCTCGTCCCCGCGTACAAGGAGACCGAACAGGCCCACGAGGAGGCGGCCGACTCGCACATGTTCCAGGCCCGGATGGCGCACATCCACGGCCAGATCGCCGAGATGCGCGACGGGCTGCGGGAGGGAGACTTCGACCGCGTCTTCGAACTCGCCGAACACGACTCGCTCTCGCTGGCGGCGACGACCATGACCGGCCCGGCAGGGTGGGTCTACTGGCAGCCGCGTACCATCGCCATCTTCAACGCCGTACGCGAGCTTCGAGACGAGGGCGTCCCCGTCTACTTCTCGACGGACACGGGCGCGTCGGTGTACGTCAACACCACCGAGGCGTACGTCGATGAGGTCGAAGCGGCGGTGTCAGAGTGTGGTGTCGACACCGACGTGTGGGAGGTGGGCGGCCCGGCGCGCGTGCTGGAGGAGTCTCGGTCGTTGTTCTGA
- a CDS encoding SRPBCC family protein gives MPRNIYSHALGVERRDGTRQFAVSRVVDAPAERVWDVLTDTTRWDEWGPSVAAVDCPTRYVHEGVTGRVRISRTGLWVPFEIDSYVDGGETKRWTWRVARVPATGHRVDALGEQCRVTFEVPLVAAGYVPVCRRALDRLARLVESRGPDV, from the coding sequence ATGCCTAGGAATATATATTCGCACGCGCTCGGCGTCGAGCGGCGAGACGGGACGCGACAGTTCGCGGTCTCGCGCGTCGTCGACGCCCCGGCGGAGCGTGTGTGGGACGTCCTTACGGATACGACGCGGTGGGACGAGTGGGGGCCGAGCGTCGCCGCCGTCGACTGTCCGACACGGTACGTCCACGAGGGAGTGACCGGACGGGTCCGCATCTCTCGTACGGGCCTCTGGGTCCCGTTCGAGATAGACTCGTACGTGGACGGCGGGGAGACGAAGCGGTGGACGTGGCGTGTCGCTCGTGTCCCGGCGACGGGCCACCGGGTCGACGCGCTCGGCGAGCAGTGCCGCGTGACGTTCGAGGTCCCGCTCGTCGCCGCCGGCTACGTCCCGGTGTGTCGGCGGGCGCTCGACCGTCTCGCGCGCCTCGTCGAGAGCCGCGGGCCGGACGTGTGA
- a CDS encoding flavin reductase family protein has translation MEGRPDEFGSPYRLLSAAVVPRPIAWVSSRGSRGENLAPFSFFNVAAINPPVLMVAPVGVGRERKDTPENVLESEAFVVNVVTGDLVEAMNETAASLDAGESEFERAGVTAVEATAVDAPRVEEAHVALECTLAESMEMGGSTLLFGEVVHAHVDDDLLVEGHKLDVTKLDAVGRLAGGYYASTRDRYHLERPP, from the coding sequence ATGGAGGGACGTCCCGACGAGTTCGGTTCGCCGTACCGACTGCTGTCGGCGGCGGTCGTTCCCCGCCCCATCGCGTGGGTCTCCTCGCGTGGGTCGCGCGGGGAGAACCTCGCGCCCTTCAGCTTCTTCAACGTCGCCGCCATCAACCCGCCGGTGTTGATGGTCGCACCCGTCGGTGTCGGTCGCGAGCGGAAAGACACGCCCGAGAACGTGCTCGAGAGCGAAGCCTTCGTCGTCAACGTCGTCACGGGCGACCTCGTGGAGGCGATGAACGAGACGGCGGCGTCGCTCGACGCCGGCGAGAGCGAGTTCGAGCGCGCGGGCGTGACAGCCGTCGAAGCCACCGCCGTCGACGCGCCCCGCGTCGAGGAGGCCCACGTCGCCCTCGAGTGCACGCTGGCGGAGTCGATGGAGATGGGCGGGTCGACGCTGCTGTTCGGCGAGGTCGTCCACGCCCACGTCGACGACGACCTCCTCGTCGAGGGGCACAAACTCGACGTGACGAAACTCGACGCGGTCGGCCGCCTCGCCGGCGGGTACTACGCCTCGACGCGGGACCGATACCACCTCGAACGCCCGCCCTGA
- a CDS encoding DoxX family protein: MNADVVLQADALFGSTGAAVVFLLARVLFGAVMAFTGVNHFLNAETMSGYAGAKGVPLPGLAVPFSGGLLLFGGLGILLGVFPVLAAGAIALFLLVATPTMHDFWAAPDEEQMTEMTQFLKNVALLGTALGFLVVSQLPWPLAVGVGL; this comes from the coding sequence ATGAACGCCGACGTCGTCCTGCAGGCTGACGCGCTGTTCGGGTCGACCGGCGCGGCGGTCGTGTTCCTCCTGGCGCGCGTCCTGTTCGGGGCGGTCATGGCCTTCACGGGCGTGAACCACTTCCTGAACGCCGAGACGATGTCCGGGTACGCCGGGGCGAAGGGGGTGCCGCTCCCCGGCCTCGCCGTGCCGTTCTCCGGCGGGCTGCTCCTGTTCGGCGGACTGGGCATCCTCCTCGGCGTGTTCCCGGTGCTCGCCGCCGGTGCGATTGCGCTCTTCCTGCTCGTCGCGACACCCACGATGCACGATTTCTGGGCCGCTCCCGACGAGGAGCAGATGACCGAGATGACGCAGTTCCTGAAGAACGTCGCGCTCCTCGGGACCGCACTCGGCTTTCTCGTCGTGAGCCAACTCCCGTGGCCGCTCGCCGTCGGAGTCGGCCTGTAA
- a CDS encoding winged helix-turn-helix domain-containing protein: MTDTWDAAGFVASSRYRLAVCEYLSDDGPGLPSEISSHTDLAQPHVSRALSELREREVVELLVPESQQKGRLYDLTDAGRVALNRLAHGRNAVDVEVVGRDDFPHDDLVEFLESGYSSVVQAVAAYDGDAASVHFFEDEPADHQASPVVRLWTTTGPDGELTSGATGKHEFTVYGLENVTLVDLALDEHSRLGISLDDDADVSVRSFVDAIEGCLQN; the protein is encoded by the coding sequence ATGACCGACACATGGGATGCCGCCGGATTCGTGGCCAGCTCTCGCTATCGTCTCGCCGTCTGTGAGTACCTCTCGGACGACGGACCGGGGCTCCCGTCGGAGATCTCCTCACACACCGACCTCGCACAGCCACACGTCTCTCGGGCACTCTCGGAACTCCGCGAACGAGAGGTCGTCGAGCTCCTCGTCCCCGAATCACAGCAGAAGGGCCGGCTCTACGACCTCACGGACGCGGGACGGGTCGCCCTCAACCGGCTAGCACACGGTCGCAACGCGGTCGACGTCGAGGTCGTCGGGCGTGACGACTTCCCGCACGACGACCTCGTCGAGTTCCTCGAGTCGGGGTACTCGTCGGTCGTACAGGCCGTCGCCGCGTACGACGGTGACGCCGCGAGTGTCCACTTCTTCGAGGACGAACCGGCCGACCACCAGGCGTCACCGGTCGTCCGGCTCTGGACGACGACCGGCCCGGACGGTGAGCTGACCTCGGGCGCGACGGGGAAACACGAGTTCACCGTCTACGGCCTCGAAAACGTCACCCTCGTCGACCTCGCGCTCGACGAGCACTCCCGTCTCGGCATCTCGCTCGACGACGACGCCGACGTGTCCGTGCGGAGTTTCGTCGACGCGATCGAAGGCTGCCTGCAGAACTGA
- a CDS encoding VOC family protein, producing the protein MHAAGWDHVTLVGSNAEDTIAFYRDVLGLRLVIRQPNLDRAEVEHLFFDAGDGRLVTFFVDESRESAERQDPGVGAVHHLAFRIEAADLPEIRDRLHEAGHGVSEYDRGAFHSLYTHDHNGLVIELAADKYEIPDDRRAEILARAHAARVDDGADYIGSEHLETALAELGLPVKPNALPDAATGRDF; encoded by the coding sequence ATGCACGCTGCCGGGTGGGACCACGTCACCCTCGTCGGGAGCAACGCCGAGGACACCATCGCCTTCTACCGCGACGTTCTCGGGCTTCGACTCGTGATTCGCCAGCCGAATCTCGACCGTGCCGAGGTCGAACACCTCTTCTTCGACGCTGGTGACGGTCGCCTCGTCACGTTCTTCGTCGACGAGTCGCGCGAGTCGGCCGAGCGTCAGGACCCGGGTGTCGGTGCCGTCCACCACCTCGCGTTCCGCATCGAAGCCGCCGACCTCCCCGAGATTCGCGACAGACTGCACGAGGCCGGCCACGGCGTGAGCGAGTACGACCGCGGCGCGTTCCACTCGCTGTACACGCACGACCACAACGGCCTCGTCATCGAACTCGCGGCCGACAAGTACGAGATTCCCGACGACAGGCGTGCCGAGATTCTCGCCCGTGCACACGCCGCTCGTGTCGACGACGGGGCCGACTACATCGGCTCCGAACACCTCGAAACCGCGCTCGCGGAACTGGGGCTTCCGGTGAAGCCGAACGCGCTTCCTGACGCGGCGACGGGCCGCGACTTCTGA
- a CDS encoding RAD55 family ATPase, with the protein MYDLSPALDATVQPGTNILLAGPPLTGKRSLGFDVVAGGLEAGEGAVVVSTKDSAQRVLNEFESRFEIEGKPLTVIDCVTRQQGISDVTENDHVKYASSPVDMTGIGIKFSEVLEEYYQTREIKQNRVMLHSLSTLLMYSDLQTVFRFLHVFTGRVQSIDGLGLFSIDSTAHDDQTMNTLKQLFDGIVTTHEEGEPTVRLP; encoded by the coding sequence ATGTATGACCTCTCGCCTGCGCTCGACGCCACGGTCCAACCTGGAACGAACATCCTCCTGGCAGGGCCGCCGCTGACCGGCAAGCGTTCGCTCGGTTTCGACGTCGTCGCTGGCGGACTCGAGGCAGGCGAGGGTGCCGTCGTCGTCAGCACGAAGGACAGCGCCCAGCGCGTGCTGAACGAGTTCGAGTCCCGCTTCGAGATTGAGGGCAAGCCCCTCACCGTCATCGACTGCGTCACCCGCCAACAGGGCATCAGCGACGTCACGGAGAACGACCACGTCAAGTACGCCTCCTCGCCCGTCGACATGACCGGCATCGGCATCAAGTTTTCCGAGGTCTTAGAGGAGTACTACCAGACGCGCGAGATCAAACAGAACCGTGTCATGCTCCACTCGCTGTCGACGCTGTTGATGTACTCGGACCTCCAGACCGTGTTCCGGTTCCTCCATGTCTTCACTGGGCGGGTCCAGAGTATCGACGGTCTCGGGCTGTTCTCCATCGACTCGACGGCGCACGACGACCAGACGATGAACACGCTCAAACAGCTGTTCGACGGAATCGTCACCACGCACGAGGAGGGCGAACCGACGGTTCGCCTCCCGTGA
- a CDS encoding CoA-binding protein, with amino-acid sequence MPVTSDDGLRRLLDLTPIAVIGCSSTPSKAAHRIPKYLQQHGYRIVPVNPTTDEILGEPTYDRLADIPVDVELVNVFRPSPEVSGIVDQVLERADDRGDVDAVWLQLGIRDDEAAARAEDAGVDVVQDKCLKVEHGRLLG; translated from the coding sequence ATGCCAGTCACCAGCGACGACGGTCTGCGACGCCTCCTCGACCTGACGCCCATCGCCGTCATCGGCTGCTCGAGCACACCAAGCAAGGCCGCACACCGGATTCCGAAGTACCTCCAGCAGCACGGATACCGAATCGTCCCCGTGAACCCGACGACCGACGAGATTCTCGGCGAACCCACATACGACCGCCTCGCGGATATTCCCGTCGACGTCGAACTCGTCAACGTGTTCCGGCCGAGTCCGGAGGTGAGCGGCATCGTCGACCAGGTCCTCGAGCGAGCCGACGACCGCGGCGACGTCGACGCCGTCTGGCTCCAACTCGGTATCCGTGACGACGAGGCGGCCGCACGCGCCGAGGACGCCGGCGTCGACGTGGTACAGGACAAGTGTCTCAAGGTCGAACACGGCCGACTGCTCGGCTGA
- a CDS encoding DUF5798 family protein, translated as MGIGGTAKKLQKVAEMGEELYKRINELRTQVAEMRETVTETHERVDRLENEVAEQRAILAALAEHEGIDVDALVAEAHISEAESAATADTASAAEGSDDTAAGGDTAGTDEHAEDADDSTSAGATRE; from the coding sequence ATGGGAATCGGCGGAACCGCGAAGAAGCTCCAGAAAGTCGCGGAGATGGGCGAAGAGCTGTACAAACGGATCAACGAACTCCGCACGCAGGTCGCGGAGATGCGCGAGACGGTCACGGAGACCCACGAGCGAGTCGACCGGCTCGAGAACGAGGTGGCCGAACAGCGCGCCATCCTCGCGGCGCTCGCCGAACACGAGGGCATCGACGTCGACGCACTGGTCGCGGAGGCGCACATCTCCGAAGCCGAGAGCGCGGCGACGGCCGACACGGCATCGGCTGCCGAGGGGAGCGACGACACGGCCGCGGGAGGCGACACGGCGGGGACGGACGAACACGCCGAGGACGCCGACGACTCGACGTCGGCCGGCGCGACGCGCGAGTAG
- a CDS encoding ABC transporter permease produces MADGSLTIARRELQVLKAEKTIVLALLIQVFIAAFSSFLVVGLVSLYDPGSVQGYQVDVALSGSEEEARELLGVMNDQPGVRPVPYETREAALAAFQDGDVEAVLVAQRRDGRTFVRATVPDSNIETTVTVVQVREVLQAFERTERTERASSLERVPLDLPRQGTSSPYFGFTYTVLVPLLLFLPVFISGSLAVDSLTEERDRGTLELLRVAPVSFGDIVDGKLLAAAGLAPTQAALWVGLLRLNGTSVSHPALLVAFVASLALLVVSVALALAIVSPDRRTAQLLYSVAVLLVFGGSTVLPVNPANVAARLAIDSADPTSAAAVGAVAVAGAGAYLGLRWVTRRVDPATLS; encoded by the coding sequence TTGGCTGACGGCTCGCTCACCATCGCCCGACGGGAACTGCAGGTGCTGAAGGCGGAGAAGACCATCGTCCTCGCGCTGCTCATCCAGGTGTTCATCGCCGCGTTCTCTTCGTTCCTCGTCGTCGGGCTCGTCTCGCTGTACGACCCCGGTAGCGTCCAGGGGTATCAGGTCGACGTCGCTCTCAGCGGCTCCGAGGAGGAAGCGCGCGAACTCCTCGGCGTCATGAACGACCAGCCCGGCGTGCGGCCGGTGCCGTACGAGACGAGGGAGGCGGCGCTCGCCGCCTTCCAGGATGGTGACGTCGAGGCCGTCCTCGTGGCCCAGCGACGCGACGGCCGGACGTTCGTCCGGGCGACGGTCCCCGACTCGAACATCGAGACGACCGTCACGGTGGTCCAGGTCCGGGAGGTGCTCCAGGCGTTCGAGCGCACAGAGCGCACAGAACGAGCGAGTTCGCTCGAGCGGGTCCCACTCGATCTCCCGCGACAGGGGACGTCGAGCCCGTACTTCGGCTTCACCTACACCGTCCTCGTTCCGCTCCTGTTGTTCCTCCCGGTGTTCATCAGCGGGTCACTCGCCGTCGACTCGCTCACCGAGGAACGCGACCGCGGCACGCTCGAACTGCTCAGGGTGGCCCCCGTCTCGTTCGGTGACATCGTCGACGGGAAGTTGCTGGCCGCGGCGGGGCTCGCGCCCACGCAGGCCGCGCTCTGGGTCGGCCTCCTCCGGCTGAACGGCACGAGCGTCTCCCACCCCGCGCTGCTGGTCGCGTTCGTCGCGTCGCTCGCCCTGTTGGTGGTCTCGGTCGCGCTGGCGCTCGCCATCGTCTCGCCCGACCGTCGGACCGCCCAACTGCTGTACTCCGTCGCCGTTTTGCTCGTCTTCGGCGGGTCGACGGTCCTCCCGGTGAACCCGGCCAACGTCGCCGCGCGACTCGCCATCGACAGCGCCGACCCGACGAGCGCCGCCGCCGTCGGTGCCGTCGCCGTCGCTGGCGCTGGCGCGTACCTCGGCCTACGGTGGGTGACGCGACGGGTCGACCCCGCGACGCTGTCGTGA
- a CDS encoding ABC transporter permease family protein — translation MRPRAVARIARWEVSRSAAVVDRRTVIMGLVAFVVVGSVLGAGVLTQGVALDRDLYRVGVDASSPYHDPVAASTSLATRPASEAAFVAGDLDLLVVDGRVVSRETPKGEAALAAFRASVERHNVRAMRAEPNQSAAFPVVVSLTYAARDEAVVATPTTENRGDTTGAGGSGATGDGGSVSPEGSGDGDPVGTQEGPLSIPGIGASVFAQDSTGSPADIDPPFPFGSLVLAFAFLVPMNFVIQAYGSTVLNERVNRRGELLLVAPVAPSDIVAGKTLPYLTAMVAVTAGIALLVGGGVVAVAAVVPLALLFLAATFVGAMFARSFKELTFVTVSVSVFLTSYAFVPAIFTNVTPIALISPLSLVVRDLQGAAVDPSAYLFSTGPIYLSSVLLFLLGIGVYREEDMFTQRSVPLKFLDALDARLSGNGSVALVSAFSIPFVFVAELLGIAVLFALPIAVSIPVILVVVALVEEVAKSLHVLAGFEKGRFASSLPATLAVGAASGVGFFAGEKATAVIQLVGLPDLAVGRAAFAPAGTVGVEALPVALALLAAPLVLHVVTASLSALGARKGFRWYLVGLGAAILVHTAYNLTVVTLLG, via the coding sequence GTGAGACCGCGCGCCGTCGCGCGCATCGCGCGCTGGGAGGTGAGTCGGTCGGCCGCCGTCGTCGACAGGCGGACTGTCATCATGGGACTCGTGGCGTTCGTCGTCGTCGGGAGCGTCCTCGGGGCCGGCGTCCTCACCCAGGGCGTCGCCCTCGACCGCGACCTCTACCGTGTCGGCGTCGACGCGTCGAGCCCGTATCACGACCCCGTCGCCGCGAGTACGTCGCTCGCGACCCGGCCGGCCAGCGAAGCCGCCTTCGTCGCGGGTGACCTCGACCTGCTCGTCGTCGACGGGCGCGTCGTCAGTCGCGAGACCCCGAAGGGTGAGGCCGCGCTGGCCGCGTTCCGCGCGAGCGTCGAACGACACAACGTTCGGGCGATGCGCGCGGAACCGAACCAGTCGGCGGCGTTCCCCGTCGTGGTCTCGCTCACCTACGCGGCACGCGACGAAGCGGTCGTCGCGACGCCGACGACCGAGAACCGCGGCGACACGACGGGTGCTGGTGGGTCCGGCGCGACGGGAGACGGCGGCAGTGTCTCCCCCGAGGGTTCCGGTGACGGAGACCCGGTCGGCACCCAGGAGGGGCCGCTCTCCATCCCTGGAATCGGTGCCAGCGTCTTCGCACAGGACTCGACCGGGTCGCCGGCGGACATCGACCCACCCTTCCCGTTCGGGTCGCTCGTCCTCGCGTTCGCATTCTTGGTGCCGATGAACTTCGTCATCCAGGCGTACGGTTCGACCGTCCTCAACGAGCGGGTGAACCGGCGGGGCGAACTCCTCCTCGTCGCGCCCGTCGCCCCGAGCGACATCGTCGCCGGGAAGACGCTTCCGTACCTGACCGCGATGGTCGCGGTGACCGCGGGTATCGCACTCCTCGTCGGCGGCGGGGTCGTCGCTGTCGCCGCCGTCGTCCCGCTGGCGCTCTTGTTCCTGGCGGCGACGTTCGTCGGCGCGATGTTCGCCCGGTCGTTCAAGGAACTCACCTTCGTCACCGTCTCCGTCTCGGTGTTCCTCACCTCCTACGCGTTCGTCCCGGCCATCTTTACGAACGTCACGCCCATCGCGCTCATCTCGCCGCTGTCGCTCGTGGTCCGCGACCTCCAGGGGGCCGCGGTCGACCCGTCGGCGTACCTGTTCTCGACAGGCCCCATCTACCTCTCTTCGGTACTCCTCTTCCTCCTCGGTATCGGCGTCTACCGGGAGGAGGACATGTTCACACAGCGGTCGGTCCCGCTGAAGTTCCTCGACGCGCTCGACGCACGGCTCTCGGGGAACGGTTCGGTGGCGCTCGTCTCCGCGTTCTCCATCCCGTTCGTCTTCGTCGCCGAACTGCTCGGCATCGCCGTTCTCTTCGCACTCCCCATCGCCGTCTCGATTCCGGTCATCCTCGTGGTGGTCGCGCTCGTCGAAGAGGTCGCGAAGAGCCTCCACGTGCTGGCCGGCTTCGAGAAGGGCCGGTTCGCGTCCTCGCTCCCGGCCACACTCGCCGTCGGGGCGGCCTCCGGCGTGGGGTTCTTCGCCGGCGAGAAGGCGACGGCGGTCATCCAACTCGTCGGCCTCCCCGACCTCGCGGTCGGCCGGGCGGCGTTCGCCCCCGCCGGGACCGTCGGCGTGGAGGCGCTCCCCGTCGCGCTCGCGCTGCTCGCCGCGCCGCTCGTCCTCCACGTCGTGACGGCGTCGCTGTCGGCGCTCGGCGCTCGGAAGGGGTTCCGGTGGTATCTCGTCGGGCTCGGAGCCGCGATTCTCGTTCACACGGCCTACAACCTCACGGTGGTGACGCTCCTTGGCTGA